The genomic DNA GTGCGATTACTGCATGAAAATATTCCATTTCCTTGACGAACTGAACGCGCACATGCTACTGCACAACGGCGCAAAGGGCAAAGGGGTAGAGAATGGCGCTGTTATGCTTGGTTCGGCTGCAACCTCCACAACGCCCGGCGGAGTCGCCAGCACTACCACCATCACACCACAGTCCGCCGACCCGATGGCACTGCTAGCGCTGATGGGTGCAAGTCGACCCATTCCAATACTACCCAAACCCGTTGGGAAAGAGTCCAGCGCACTACGCAAACCGAAAAGGCGACGCACTGTTCCGGGGCCAACAGAGCAGCCCGGCAGATCGCAGTTGGAAACGGTGAGCGGGGAAAGTCTCGCACCCACGACCGCACCTCCCGAACATCCCTGCGCAAAGTGCCCGAAAATGTTCCGCACGGAGGAGCTAAGGCGCGTCCATGAAGCGACGCATGCCGATGACGAACAGGCGCACAAGGTGCGCAGCTGTCGTATCTGCAACAAGCTGTTTAAATGTGAGCTAAATCTGCTTGCGCACATGCGAAAACATTCGCTCGCCGTGTTGCAAGGTTCACCGGCTGCTGATGGTGAACCGGCGGCGGGGGAGGATAGCAGCGGAAATGATGAGTCCTGTTCGTCATCCTCGCACGCCGGCGGTACAAATTCCGCTTCGTTACGCgaacccaccacccaccacagTGCAGCTCGCCCCGCCACCGATGACAGTGACGAGGGAGAGACGGTCGCCCAAACGTCGGATTTAGCCTCGTCCGAGAGTGGTACCGAGGCGGCACCCGGAGTCGGCGATTCGCCAGCGGCATATCTTTCCCGCGGCACGTTTCGCAAGTGTGAAATCTGTGCCATCACGTTTAAGGACTCGGTCACGCTCGATAAGCACATGATGTGCCACTTTGAGcgcaaggaagcgatcgcaTTCGTGCCGCAAACGGATCGCCCATTTCAGTGTACCGAGTGCCACAAAAGCTTCAAGCGAAAGGACTATCTGCTGATTcacatacgcacgcacacgggCGAACGGCGGTACAAGTGCGACCTGTGCTCGAGCGCGTTCGTGCACCCGTCGAATCTGATCACGCACCGGAAGCTACACTCGAGCGAACGGCCATATCAATGCACGCTGTGCGGCGCCACGTTCAAACTGTTCGCCGGCCTGAAAATCCACCGAAGGCGCTGTGAGCAGAAGCTACCGAAGAACTGGCCCGATGGTGTAGCTACGGTTGGGTTTGGCGCGGGCCCGCACGAGCTACCGGATACGGCCGCCGAACCGGTGCTACCGACCGACAACGTGCACTATCCATTCTGAATGGGCACGCATGGGTAAGTTTAGGCGAGCAATCACCGAAAGATTTCTTAAAGGCGGATGCAACATCCCCGTGTAGGTGTTAGATTAAAAGCAAGCAACGAACTGCAATTCTGCGTTTATTGTATGGTAGCGCGCACCCGCTTCCTTACGTCTTACATTTGCCATGTATAGCATAGGGCTATTGatagcagagagagagagaggagaatCAGCTTGGCGCGGCTCTTCAatagtgtttttgttttttgtggtAGGATTTATTATTTAGCGAGAGAGATATCCCTTTTTTAATTCTGCATAGTGTGTACACTTTAAAAAACAGATATTTTATCACAAGAAAATCGTCGTGTTTGGTATCGATCAGTTTACCTTTCTTGCATGCGCCGTTAAGGGAAACTTACACGCAACAAACTACTCAAATCTGAAGGATGGTTGTGTTagctgagaaaaaaaaatacaaaaaagaaacacacatacactcacttACAATGGCGATACTAAAACGAGAAAACTGTGATTATTGTGGAGTCAGGCATAGGGTAgtgcaaaaagggaaacattTCTCAAACTAAAACAGTTGCTTCGCAGCTACTTCTACACACTTTTCTTCGGTGTATAGCTTAGGGATCAAGTATTACTCGTTAAGGCGCTCGTTGGTGAAACGATACTGGAATAACATTCGTTCCTATATCTGGCAACAATCCTACTCAGTGATCCGCACGACGAAGATCGTAAGACAAACTAATGGAGGAACGCTAGTATTCCTACATGCAAAGGGACAACATTCTAGGTTAGGTAAAACTAAAATCAGATTGTAGAGTAAGTTGAATTGCGTTtccttaccttttttttgtttttttttccttaagaCCTTCCTTTGACTGTGGTAAACAATGTCGTGTCCTCTCATTCATGCTCGCCACTCGCAACGCTACAAATGTTGAACATTTCAAATGAGATCTTAATTACAATTTTGTAAGTCTTAATTACGCATTTTAGCCATTGTAGTTTACATAAGGTGTTTACGAAGAGGTAGTCATAGAATTCTGCAGTGCGTGATTTCGTCTGCAAGGGCGCTGGTAAATCCTGCAGATAGCTAGATTTTAGGCATATGTGTACTCAatatcaaaaacacacacactaacgaATGCTCGTCGTTAGTAAGTCGTGAGTGGAAGTGCAAGATCTACATGAGCTACTCTACGGCTAGCAggcataaaaattaaacgtAAAAGAGTCAGCTTAAAAAAACGGCTACAGAGTATAAAAGAGTCCACTCTCAGTGGAacattttacgttaaaaaaaaagcgtccAATCGACGGTGGACAAAACGAACAATCTACTTACTAGAATGTGTAAGGTATCTTGAATCTATTCTATAAATGCCATAGCAATGATGAGGATCGAATAAATCTGTATAAATTTTAATGCTTTAATGTACACGATCAACTAACATCCGATAACAGCATAGAACGTTTCGGAGTGAGTTAAACAATTTGTTTAACTAAAAAGAATCATGGAAGTAAACAAATTGCCGCCGGCATCCTCCAACACTTCCAGCTGATTGTAGCTCCAGCAGCTGATCGTCAGTGTACACGCTGCTTAACGTACATAACGCATCGTAACGTGCCGTAACGCTGTCTGTCAGCTGTCAAATTGCGAATGTTTACAAAATGCACCTCACACAACCAGCACAAACAGAATCAGAACACAGTGGAACGCGGAAAGCGTACatacaaagtttttttttttgcggtgtgCCTTGTGTGGGAGTCTTTTCCCGGCTCTCTATTTCCTAACTGGTCATTCGGCGGTGCCACAAAAACAGGGCATCCTGAAAATGACAGCCAAGTCCGTGAGTGGTTGTAATACTACAGAGAGCACACAATTGCGCAAGCGCGGCGAAAAGCAATCGCCCGAAGTGTGATGAACCAAAACACGACCGACCACCACATCTAAAGTCGGGGCTTTTCCAGAAGAGCCAGAAGCATAGCATAGTTCAGTTTAGCAGTGTGCCATTCCGGAAGTGAACCTAACGCTTAGTAGAGTTTAAGTTGAAGGGAGttgagtgagtgtgtttttaataGGAAAAATATCCATTCTAATCACGGTGTCCCGTGGTGTTGCTGGACTAAAAGCATCATCGTCACTGCGCGACACATCGAAACGATATGAATTGATGTGATTTGAAAAAACGATGGTCGTTTTTAGCAGCGGTAGAtgaacacagacacacacttcCGGTGTCGCGTGTGACTAGGTAACTGCGactgccgccgccaccactTGGTCTCGGTTGGCGTCTTGGCTGGGGTGGATCAATCTAGCATTTTGTGTCCCACACGTGCAACGCGGTGGACGACCAACGGCGAGCCTTCACAATGTCGGCCGGATCCGGTGGACTCGGTGGGACGGCCTCGGCCCTGCTGAAATCACCCCAGACGGcactgcagctgctgctggaggaaaTCAACTTCCAGCGTACGAAGGAGATGCGCCAGCTGCTGAAAGACGGTTAGTATAGCTAATTCTGCTCCAGTACAGCCATTTCATATTTAGCTTGCATTTTAATTCAACACGCCCCATGAGCCCAgtaaatgggggggggggtctggAAAACCACTGCCCTGCTGTCATTATCGATTTTTCCAAAACGCGAACCATTCCAAACGTTCGCTCCCCCCCTGCCTGCTTTGATGAGTTCATTCGACGATAATAGGCGAATATGCGCACTTCTCGTGCTATATACTACGaccgatggtgatgatgatggtgtgttCCAGCGACGACCCTACCTTCCATCGGTTGTTACGGTTGCTAGGATCTCTCGGTTGCCGAAGAACGAGCAGAAATGTCAGGAcgcttgcccttttttttttaaccttgCTTACCGAttgtcaacaacaaaaacaacgttGTTGGCcaaaggagaaggaaagaaCGGGTTTTCTTCCAATCGTGTGCCGGTTTGCTACTTCTTCCCGGTATGTTATGCTGGTCCGCAAACATATCGATTCGCAATTTGGAATGCAATTTTTGCTGATCGCCTCTCCTCGCAGGATCCACCATCTCACCGGGTGGTACGGCGCACAGAATCTCATTAACGCGTGTAGGGCGAGAAATACTGTCGTTTGAATTCCATTATCCAAATGCTTCTGTTTGTGAGCGACATCTTATCGTCAGCCCGACGCTGTATCATATCATTGCATGATTCATGGGACTTGCTACGCGGAGAAGGTTATACTTAAGCTGGCAAAGAAAAGTAATGACAGAAAAACCCCCCAACGATGAGTGTTGTGCTGCCGTTTAAAGTAGggggaaaaatattaaaaaatgaatGCAATATCCCGTCATTCCGGAACGCGACCAACGTACTGCTTGTTTGTTATTCACGGTCTAGTGAAGTTGAGTGATTGGCAGCAGAGCACTGCGTCTGTGTCGATTGACTCTGTTTGAAATACAAAGACAAGCACCTTACCTCAATGCGCTGAGATGGTGGTTCCATTATGCAAACAGGATAGGATGTAGATGAAAGGATCGATATTGCATTGACGATATAACCTTGTTCCTTTAAGACCTTCCCTTGTACGTTGGCGCATTATGGGGAGCTGTGTATAATGCGTTCTTACATCGCCCCTGGGGCTTATCAGTTAAGTGCGTCGTATCTCTCGGCGTCTTTATTTTGGCAGCGCCATTAATCATCTCCCCAGGGGTTTCGAGATGCACTTGTCTAGCAccagcctgctgctgctgcaaaacattttgattttgatttctTGTTACCAGTTTTGGCTTTTAAACCGTATTACGTTAGCATATGCTATCGTTGTTCGCGCTTATAACAGACTAAACGTATTTCAAGTACGGGGGGAGTGTTGAGGCGATAGGTGTCCTTTAACCTTTGTTCAATTACGTCAGTGATGTCTGCAGCTGCGGATGTCCCAACCAAGGGCGGCATTTTTCCAAAGGATATTTTACGTAATACCTGTATTGTTGAGCAATTCCTTTTGTAAGCCTTTTTTTCTGAGATGAAACTGTGTTCCAGCTATTGAAGTCTGCCTGCTGTTGAAGACCATCTGATAAACCATAGTTAAAATATTAGGGTGGCAATAgcgtattatttttttacaaaagcagactttgctacgggtaaaattagatgaaagaaagccagaaatggcaagcctagacctttcgaggttgtagtgccaaggaagaagaagatgaagaattAAAAGGAAATATGAGATATTATATTCAGTGGTATTTAACATACATTTCCTAGGAattttggattttttaaaGGAATTTTAGCATAAAATGTGGAGCAGTGAATGCCTCCCCTTCCTTATAGATTTCATACATCACGTAAACCTGACATCATTTGAATTCGTGGATAACGTAAAGGTCAAAAGATAATTTGTGCTAAGATGCATGATGGTTCAGATGAGCTTAGTTCAATGACTTTCGGTGTTTCGGAGGCCGAACCGGCGGCTCCAACGGATCTCCCAaagcttacttacttacttattaggcgctacaaccgctttacggtcttggcctgctgcaacaatcctcgataccgctcacggtttagcgccgtcgactgccaatccgttatccaggccgttctggcggacgcatcaatgcCATCACTACATTTCAATTTGTGCCTACCCCGCCTCCTCCGTCCGTGTGAActgcctaaaaggactttacgggctgggtcgtccggtgtcattctcatgacgtgaccagcccaccgaagcctggcgagtctatttcgatgcacgatggtgagatcatcgtagcggctcctccattgttctTCCACAAATacagggccaaaaatccttctgagcatcttcctctcgaacgcggctaagagggtttcgttaGTTgcggacagagtccatgtctcagaggcgtatgtgagtactgggactataaatacactgtacagtcccagcttcgtccgtcgcgtcAGGTATAGTCCCCAAGCAATCTTGTCTAAAACAGGTCTTCTTCACCAGATAAGAGCTCCCTCTGCAGATGGAAATACGTGGATGAGGAAAACAATTGCTTACAGCGGTCTGAAGACACTgtaacacaaacaaactgctATTGGTGTGTATTGGTGTGTATTGGTGTGTGCGGCTATCAGACAGGGAAACATGGTCCTTGTTTTTGCCGGGGTGCTGTTGGCACCCCGGCAAAACAATGGTCATCCTCAACGCTTTCCTAAGCGTCTAGTACTATGTTGTTGACTTAAAGTAGTCACACGTTTTGCTAGGGTTgtgttgatttgtttgatgTGAGACTAACTCGGCGCTTCCCGCCATCTTCCTTTCCAGATGGTGGCTTCGTCGTCCTGCAGGGCACCACCTACTGGACGGACCTGTTCGTGCGCCACTTTCTCTTCCAATCGGAACCGGAGCACAGCATCGACTGCGACGATCTGCTGTTTTTCGTGCGCAAAAAGCACATCAAAGGTTCGTCCCGCGCGATGCCCCGGTACGAGACGGAGATCGAGGTGTTCCGGAAGGATTCGCGCAAACTGCCGATCGGCGATCCGGACGTCGACTGGGAGGAAACGGTTTACCTCAACCTGGTGATCCACCAGTTCAACTACACGCTCACACTGGCCATCTGCACGCGCACCTCGCCGAAGGAGCTGCAGGTGTTGCGGCGCCACTCGCAGAAGGTGTACGCGTCCCCGAGCCGCCGAAAGATGGACACCAAGGGTGACAGCGAGGAGATCACCTACCCGCACATCTGCTTCATGGTGGACAACTTCGACGAGGTGTTCCACGACATTCTGGTGCGCGACGGTGAGATGGTGTGCGTCGAGCTGGTAGCCACCGATCGGGACGGCAGCGTGCAGGGCGTCATCTTTCTCGGTTCGATCCGGTACGATGCGCTGAAGAAGGTGTACGACGCACGGGTAGGTCGACCGATCGGCGCCTTTTCGCCGAAAGCCACTAATCGAAAAACTGTCCGTTCTTGCAGCAATCTAGTCTCGGTTCGAAAGTCGCACAACGAATGTCGTTCGGATTGTTTAGCTCCGGTGGTCCGCAGACACGGTGCGAGTTTGTACGCATGAAGGGTCCACAGGGCAAAGGGCACGCGGAGATGGCGGTCACGAAACCGAAAGGATCGGGTGTCGAAACACCTACCAGCGAGCCTGGGTAAGCAGTGGAAACGAAAGCTCCCATATTAGCTCCCATACATTCATCACTAATGATACATTACTCCCTATCGTCTCCCACCATTTTCAGGTTCTGTGCCACTGACATGTGGGACTCGGAATGGGAGGAAGACTGCGAGGAGTACTACAACTATCGGCACCAGCGTCGGCTCAGCGATCCGAGCGCCAATCTGAACAACTTTAGCCGCTACGGCTGGCGTACGAAACACCCCGGCGATCCCGGCTCGTCGTACGGTGGTTCGAAGGCACGCTCCGAAAACGAAGGGCTAGACTGTCTAGCGAACGAAGTGTCCGAGATCGAGGCAGGCGATTTGCGTGACGGTAAGACGAATCGCACACTATCACTCGCCATCACGACCATGTACAGAAACGCTTTCTTCATATGCAAACGATTCGTTggttttttcgttgctgctgctgaccgttgtttgtttttctatgcCCCGAGTTCCATTCATAACTGTGGCCTGGTTGTTGGGTTTGGCACCTGCTAAGAAATTGGCGTTCCTAACGCTTTAACTATGCCCAAGAATCACGCTCGCTTTATGCATCATACTCACTCGTTTTCACCCTCTGAAATCTTCTATCCGTCCCTGAGCTGTCCCCCGTATCTGCATGCCGCATGTGTATTCGACCGTAACCGTCTTTTGCTTTAAATCAATCGCATTCGTATTAACTTcagaccgtgtgtgtgtgtgtgtgtgtgattgtgtgagTGAGTAGGATGCTGAGCTTGCACTTTAACATTACTCTAATCTTTATTCGAACCGGTGGGGAAGCAGGACGATCGCGCTTAACCTCAAAATTTgggaaaaagagaagaaatacCATATCCtccaaatttaaattatctcCCCCTACCTCCTATATGCCCTTCCACCAACGGGCTAGCCTTTCCCCGGTCCCTCTCCCAGTCGTGTGAATTGttgtgtttcattttcaatAGGCAAATcggtttcccccccccccccttcctccCCTCTCACCTTTCTCATCCTTCGCCCTgccgccgctgccgccgctCTCTAAAGTAGTGTTCCCCTTTTCTATCTCCAACTACTCGCTAGTGTGAGCCTTGCTGTTaacacagaaaagaaaactccctCCATCCCTCTAGCAGCGTTTATATAATACCGTAGTCAAAGTGGGAAGCGGCCAAAGGACGGAAGCAGGCCCTGCTAGTTCGTTTCCGCCACTTGGTGTGCTtccgttggtttttttgttggatatCCTCTTTTGAATCGTACCCTTTCgccaaaaccaccaccatcacatcCTTGTTGGTTTTGCTTataattttctctctctctctctctttctctctctctctctctctatttatctctttctcttaTGAACACACAAACCCGCACACACGCAATGTACGCGCGCACATTTTCCTTCGCATCGGAAAATGTGTTGCCGTGGAGGTTTGTTTCCCGCGCCACcaccttttgtgtgtgtggacatTTTCGGTCTTGTTCACCAACCAATCCCAGATCGTCCTGCTTCCTCGTCCGCCAGCGTATTGGACACGAGCCGCCCACCGGTCCAAGAACGgaagggtggtggtggcggtggtgggcTAGTGGATGGCGATGGCGACCCACCGATAGTAGTGCGGCACGATCGGTGTGCCTTTACGAAAACGTCCACCGAGCGCGTTGATCTGCTGGCGGGACCCTCGCCGCCGAAAGGTGTCAGCAAGATTGGATGCTGCAGTTGCTTCGGTAATCGAAAGCGCTGGTCCGATGTGGAGTCGGTCCAGATGTCGGACGTGTACACACCGTGTCCGCAGTGTGGTACCACCACCGAGCGGGAGGAGGAAGAGGCGGATGCTAGCGAATCGGACCGTAAGCGACTCGCGTCGCTCGAACTGCACGATTCTCCGGCCTGTTTGGCCACGGTTTCTAGGGGCCGTTCGCCGCTGCTGAAGCATCGCAACGTGCTGATCGTGGAAAGTGAGCTAGAGTTTGCGGGCGGTGCCAAGGTGCGCCCGAGCACGCCAACGGACAAGGGAACGGTGAAGAAGAAACCGTCGCCGGAAGCGTACGGCACGGTGAAGAGGCGGGAAAACGGTTCGAAGGGGACGCAAAGCCCCAAGAAGCGGCTCAGCACACCGGTGTTTCGGTCGAAGCGTGGCAGCAGTACGGAGGCGGTACAGCATTCCGATACGGCCGGCAACAGATCAAACGTAAAAGCaaaggccaccaccaccaatgcgatcaacaacaacaccggGATGAACAGACGATCCGCTCCTCCGTCGACCGCTACCGAAGCGACGGAAGCGACCGAA from Anopheles stephensi strain Indian chromosome 2, UCI_ANSTEP_V1.0, whole genome shotgun sequence includes the following:
- the LOC118505987 gene encoding uncharacterized protein KIAA0930 homolog isoform X2, with the protein product MSAGSGGLGGTASALLKSPQTALQLLLEEINFQRTKEMRQLLKDDGGFVVLQGTTYWTDLFVRHFLFQSEPEHSIDCDDLLFFVRKKHIKGSSRAMPRYETEIEVFRKDSRKLPIGDPDVDWEETVYLNLVIHQFNYTLTLAICTRTSPKELQVLRRHSQKVYASPSRRKMDTKGDSEEITYPHICFMVDNFDEVFHDILVRDGEMVCVELVATDRDGSVQGVIFLGSIRYDALKKVYDARQSSLGSKVAQRMSFGLFSSGGPQTRCEFVRMKGPQGKGHAEMAVTKPKGSGVETPTSEPGFCATDMWDSEWEEDCEEYYNYRHQRRLSDPSANLNNFSRYGWRTKHPGDPGSSYGGSKARSENEGLDCLANEVSEIEAGDLRDELDDGAYNPLWTTKGFTQTFHFWKENRRQQSTPLNAFLTYVTLPWWSIAKDLLDHREQPILTF
- the LOC118505987 gene encoding uncharacterized protein LOC118505987 isoform X1; this encodes MSAGSGGLGGTASALLKSPQTALQLLLEEINFQRTKEMRQLLKDDGGFVVLQGTTYWTDLFVRHFLFQSEPEHSIDCDDLLFFVRKKHIKGSSRAMPRYETEIEVFRKDSRKLPIGDPDVDWEETVYLNLVIHQFNYTLTLAICTRTSPKELQVLRRHSQKVYASPSRRKMDTKGDSEEITYPHICFMVDNFDEVFHDILVRDGEMVCVELVATDRDGSVQGVIFLGSIRYDALKKVYDARQSSLGSKVAQRMSFGLFSSGGPQTRCEFVRMKGPQGKGHAEMAVTKPKGSGVETPTSEPGFCATDMWDSEWEEDCEEYYNYRHQRRLSDPSANLNNFSRYGWRTKHPGDPGSSYGGSKARSENEGLDCLANEVSEIEAGDLRDDRPASSSASVLDTSRPPVQERKGGGGGGGLVDGDGDPPIVVRHDRCAFTKTSTERVDLLAGPSPPKGVSKIGCCSCFGNRKRWSDVESVQMSDVYTPCPQCGTTTEREEEEADASESDRKRLASLELHDSPACLATVSRGRSPLLKHRNVLIVESELEFAGGAKVRPSTPTDKGTVKKKPSPEAYGTVKRRENGSKGTQSPKKRLSTPVFRSKRGSSTEAVQHSDTAGNRSNVKAKATTTNAINNNTGMNRRSAPPSTATEATEATEEYEMADDAVSLNGGGGDLSVDGESPAGAIIDTKQRIRVNGREEFPAERNNGTSNGNGNHHGGVKQHTPPPVTVANIKEHRERRTSNGRPSGNGSSATVGSSGRFSLIYRRSKSSSASPVVGAKKDDKKAKPSIVSEARGKIGVADAKTSVEMPPTQPEVEPPEPAKQTELEQANKPDTVVVLERDINGNPDETAAKTNATEHHTDTTTEENELSNRAIWAALKELRAKKECSTLPKVKKPSYNSFYARPTILGSEGGCGGTVPAGGSTVGPATAAGGAANTIPRRRTPDGTNIYYLCDYHPKRHQHGTGEKELDDGAYNPLWTTKGFTQTFHFWKENRRQQSTPLNAFLTYVTLPWWSIAKDLLDHREQPILTF